AAGTAAGCTCTTTTGCTTAGTCGTTGTCGCCAAACATTTGATTTTTTAAAGCATCAAATTCAGCGAGCAACTCTTGACGATTAGAAGCTTTCCATAAATAACGCCAAACAAACCAAGCTGTATAAGATAGCCCTACTAATTGTAAGATGGGAGATAATAAAGGAATATCATCGATCGCGCCAAGAATAGCGATAGTAATTTTGACACTGATGATACCTAGTAACAGAAGACCAAGAGTGGTCAAAGGTTGTTTGTATTCACTGAAAAATTGTCCGATATATTCAGGCACTTTAGCCAAGATATCGACAACAGGTTCGATCCATTCTTGCCAAGGTTGATCCCCTAAAGAGGTTTTTTGAGTCATGGCACCAGGTAAGTCAGTACTAAGATCTTTGGGTGTGGTTTGTTGTTGAACATTGGATTCCATTTTTAACTTATCCTTATCTAAGATTGGCGGGTTTTGAGCAAAAAGACAGTCGCACTATTTAGCAGACTATCTAACCTCTGCTCATATTATCAGACACCTTTGAGGCCTGGATCGTTTCATTAAGCTAACTGTATTTACCGCTCAACTAAACTTACTCAAACTTAACTATTAAGTAGGCTTTGCCTAGTCATTCGTAGTGGGTAAAGCACCACTGGGTTAAACGGCAAACCCTTTATTCCCTTTTTTTAGTCTCTGTATTTACCCCCTTAAAAGAGTGAGAGGGAGAACATAGGAGAGTAAATTGATGTCCGACACGGCCTAGACTTCCCCGTAGGGGCTGGTTTTTAACAAAATTTGAAGATTCTAACAAATATGTTAGATAAACCCGCCCCTACACCCAATTTTTCCACACTTCCCACACTCCCTATCACATCAGGCAAATCCTTATTTAATACCCGTTAGGGCAGGTTCTCGATAGGACAATATTTCTTGGGGTTGAAGGGACTGGTTACAGTAAATTTCACAAGAGTTATTAGGACTCTCAATTAATTTTACCTTATCAAGTTCGGCACCTAATTCTTGAATGGGTTTTTGTAGTAATTGGGCAATATGTAGGGCAATATTTTCGGCAGTGGGGACAACTTGGGCAAAGTAGGGGATATCTTTGTTGAGAAAACTATGATCAAAGGGTTCGACCACATAGTCATTAATCACCTGGTGCAACCCGTCTAAATCGACTAACATACCCGTACGAGGATCAATTTCTCCGGCGACAGAGACTTCTAAATGATAATTATGTCCATGGCCGTGAATACGGGCGCATTTGCCGTAAATTTCGCTGTTTTGTTCTAAGGTTAATTCGGGTAAGGCTAACCGATGGGCTGCACTAAAATGGGTTTGAACAGTTAATGTGGCTTTCATAGCGTTTCCTTGATAATCTGCCCATAATTGGGGATGTTCAAATACCTGGATTTTGACGAGGGGTAAACGGGGGGCTAAACGTTGCCAAATGACTCTAGCAATGTTTTCTGTGGTGGGTAAGGTGTCTTCAAATTCTGGCCAAACGTCGTTAAGATAACCGTAGTCTAATTGACTGGTTACTTCTTGTTTAATCACTTTTTTGACGATAGACAGATTTTCTACCATGCCATAAGTGTCGATTTCTCCTACTAAAGAAACAGACAAGACGTAATTGTGTCCATGACCTGGAAATTGACTGGCTACCCCGAATTTTTCCCTATTTTGGGCTTCATCCCATTCTGGCAACCAGTATCGGTGACTCGCTGAAAATTGAGCGCGACGGTTGATAATACATTGCATAGGTTTGGTCAAAATTAGGAATTTTGTAAAGTTAAGTAAACTTTCTCTTTCTTTTAGGATATCATTGTTTGCTGAGAAATTTTTGGGATCTCCCGTACCTGCCACCCGAACTACATATACTCCTTTTCCAACGACCTCTCAGACTGTACCATCATCCCCCATTGTTTTTAATGTTGTTGTCTAGGATGATAAAGTGGCGATCGCACATCTGAGTCTTTTGACGAGTTGATGTTGGCAATTGAGTAAAACATTAAAAGCCTCTCGCTGTGAGTTAGCCACGTCTACGCCACCTGCTCTACTTGGGGAGACCCCAAGACCGCAGTGGCTCCTTTTAAGGCGTGGCGGTTGAGCGAAACGGGGTTTTAACCGGTGTGTATCCTTCGATATGCTACAATAAAAAGCGTGAGTAAGAACAAGGTTGGTCATAATAATATTTTGCTAGATATGGTGAAATTCCAGCCAGTAAGAGACGGGGTAAATCCTACGACTATGGGACAGGCAAGCAACGCAGCAAAAAGGAGTGATTTATTGCCGTAACTATTGGTACAACCACTCGGAAAGCAATTACTTAAAAGTAAGTCCAGAGGTGAAATGGAAGATCATGTCTCTGATGTCATCATGAATAACATTACTTGGCTTCACCTCTCAGATTGGCATCAAAGAGGAAAAGATTTTGATAGAAGAATTATACGTGATGCTCTAATTAAAGACATTAAAAATCGAGTTCAAATTAGTCCTCAATTAAAAAAAATTGATTTTATTATTTTTAGTGGCGATGTAGCTTGGTCAGGAACGTCAGAACAGTATAGTGGAGCGATCAATGATTTGTTTGATCCGCTCTTACAAGTTACTGGATTACCTAAAGAGTGTCTATTTATTATTCCTGGTAATCATGACTTGGATGAAACTGAATTTAGATTTTTACCAGAAGGAA
This genomic interval from Aphanothece sacrum FPU1 contains the following:
- a CDS encoding CAAD domain-containing protein — protein: MESNVQQQTTPKDLSTDLPGAMTQKTSLGDQPWQEWIEPVVDILAKVPEYIGQFFSEYKQPLTTLGLLLLGIISVKITIAILGAIDDIPLLSPILQLVGLSYTAWFVWRYLWKASNRQELLAEFDALKNQMFGDND
- a CDS encoding 6-pyruvoyl trahydropterin synthase family protein — its product is MQCIINRRAQFSASHRYWLPEWDEAQNREKFGVASQFPGHGHNYVLSVSLVGEIDTYGMVENLSIVKKVIKQEVTSQLDYGYLNDVWPEFEDTLPTTENIARVIWQRLAPRLPLVKIQVFEHPQLWADYQGNAMKATLTVQTHFSAAHRLALPELTLEQNSEIYGKCARIHGHGHNYHLEVSVAGEIDPRTGMLVDLDGLHQVINDYVVEPFDHSFLNKDIPYFAQVVPTAENIALHIAQLLQKPIQELGAELDKVKLIESPNNSCEIYCNQSLQPQEILSYREPALTGIK